A single genomic interval of Haloterrigena salifodinae harbors:
- the cruF gene encoding bisanhydrobacterioruberin hydratase — MADPDTTANADIDSDAVTDPDSETDPDTDERRAALERRLEALIRENRFTIAVVFPVVGAVTLVASAEGLLPGPLAYNPLLILFGTLVMRSPLVVGLLPQVDRRALVYLGLVTAYTYAIELVGVRTGWPYGTFEYGIQLGPMLLGEIPLALPLFFLPLVLNAFLLTLLVLDGWSARPLVRIPTAIAAVVAVDLVLDPAAVAIGFWAYIPPGGYYGVPASNYVGWLLSGTVAVLLVDRAFDRAALLERVRTCEFVLDDLVSFVVLWGAINVLYGNWLAAAVAGLFCLGLFRTERYDRELLLTALPASIGTDRDS, encoded by the coding sequence ATGGCTGATCCGGACACGACGGCGAACGCCGATATCGATTCGGACGCCGTTACTGATCCCGATTCCGAGACCGACCCCGATACCGACGAGCGTCGGGCAGCTCTCGAGCGACGCCTCGAGGCGCTGATCCGCGAGAACCGCTTTACGATCGCGGTCGTGTTCCCGGTCGTCGGCGCGGTGACGCTGGTCGCGAGCGCGGAGGGACTGCTTCCGGGACCGCTCGCGTACAACCCGCTGTTGATCCTGTTCGGGACGCTGGTGATGCGTTCGCCGCTCGTCGTCGGCTTGCTTCCGCAGGTCGACCGCCGAGCGCTGGTCTATCTAGGTCTCGTGACGGCATACACGTACGCGATCGAACTGGTCGGCGTGCGAACCGGCTGGCCCTACGGGACCTTCGAGTACGGGATCCAGTTGGGGCCGATGCTGCTCGGCGAAATCCCGCTCGCGCTCCCGCTGTTTTTCCTCCCACTGGTCCTGAACGCCTTCCTGCTGACGCTACTGGTCCTTGACGGGTGGAGCGCGCGGCCCCTCGTCAGGATCCCGACCGCGATCGCCGCCGTCGTCGCCGTCGACCTCGTTCTCGATCCGGCCGCCGTCGCCATCGGGTTCTGGGCGTACATCCCGCCGGGCGGCTACTACGGCGTTCCCGCCTCGAACTACGTCGGCTGGCTCCTCTCGGGAACCGTCGCGGTTCTCCTCGTCGACCGCGCCTTCGACCGCGCGGCGCTGCTCGAGCGCGTCCGGACCTGCGAGTTCGTCCTCGACGATCTGGTGAGCTTCGTGGTGCTCTGGGGGGCGATCAACGTCCTCTACGGGAACTGGCTGGCCGCCGCCGTCGCCGGCCTGTTCTGCCTCGGTCTGTTCCGGACCGAGCGCTACGACCGCGAGCTGCTCCTGACAGCGCTTCCCGCGAGTATCGGGACGGATCGCGACTCGTGA
- a CDS encoding prenyltransferase: protein MTANSTAAGDGRYGDRLRYLLTLSRPRFWLYLAGPVLVGVAYAAAGVGDVFAPAAIVLFAYFLLPANVFLYGINDIYDREIDAANPKKSEQEARYRGQRIVPVVVTVCALLPLAFLPLVPSAAWPWLAVFLVLGAAYSAPPVRFKTTPLLDSVSNGLYIAPGAAAYAAVAGSQPPVLAVLGGWLWAMGMHTFSAIPDIEPDQETGIRTTATALGERWTYAYCGACWLASAAAFGALDLRLGALMLVYPGLVAAIATSSVAVDRAYWWFPAINTVVGATLTMGGLWRVLYG, encoded by the coding sequence ATGACCGCGAACTCGACGGCGGCGGGCGACGGCCGATACGGCGACCGACTCCGGTACCTGCTGACCCTCTCTCGCCCGCGGTTCTGGCTCTATCTCGCCGGCCCGGTGCTCGTCGGCGTCGCCTACGCCGCCGCCGGCGTCGGCGACGTGTTCGCACCCGCGGCGATTGTCCTGTTCGCCTACTTCCTGCTTCCGGCGAACGTCTTCCTCTATGGGATCAACGACATCTACGATCGCGAGATCGACGCCGCGAATCCGAAGAAATCGGAGCAGGAGGCCCGGTACCGCGGCCAGCGGATCGTTCCCGTCGTCGTGACCGTCTGCGCGCTCCTGCCGCTGGCGTTCCTCCCGCTCGTCCCGTCGGCGGCGTGGCCGTGGCTCGCGGTCTTTCTCGTCCTCGGGGCGGCCTACAGCGCGCCGCCGGTCCGGTTCAAGACGACGCCGCTACTGGACTCGGTCTCAAACGGGCTCTACATCGCCCCCGGTGCGGCGGCCTACGCCGCCGTCGCGGGGAGCCAACCCCCGGTCCTCGCCGTCCTCGGCGGCTGGCTGTGGGCGATGGGGATGCACACCTTCTCCGCGATCCCCGACATCGAACCCGATCAGGAGACCGGCATCCGGACGACCGCGACGGCGCTTGGCGAGCGCTGGACCTACGCCTACTGCGGCGCTTGCTGGCTCGCGAGCGCCGCCGCGTTCGGCGCGCTCGATCTCCGCCTGGGCGCGCTCATGCTCGTCTACCCCGGCCTCGTCGCCGCGATCGCGACCTCGAGCGTCGCGGTCGACCGCGCGTACTGGTGGTTCCCGGCGATCAACACGGTCGTCGGTGCGACGCTGACGATGGGCGGCCTCTGGAGGGTGCTCTATGGCTGA
- a CDS encoding phytoene desaturase family protein encodes MQSLAGESVVVIGAGIGGLATACYLADAGADVRVIEKNEQVGGRASRLEKDGFRFDMGPSWYLMPDVFERFFGDFDRTPSDYYELTHLDPHYRLFFKDGDRVDVTPDLERTKAVFDEYEDGAGDALERYLEKSKENYEVGMEHFVYEDRTRLRDFIDPNVARQARGLSLLGSMQGHVEDYFDHPKLQQIMQYTLVFLGGSPTNTPALYNLMSHVDFNLGVWYPDGGIAAVVDSIAQLGRELGVEYDTDRPATAIKGREGAFLVETPEGPVRSDLVVSNADYAHTEQELLQPEQRGYDADYWEKRTYAPSAFLLYLGVEGSVDELAHHTLVLPTDWQDHFDRIFEDPEWPEDPAYYLCVPSKTDDDVAPDGHSALFVLVPIAPGLEDTPETREEYRDRILADIAVNTGVDLRDRIVLEERFCIEDFADRYNSYDGTALGLAHTLRQTALFRPPHRAKGVDGLYFVGGDTTPGIGVPMCLISGELTAEKVLEDYGRPTGR; translated from the coding sequence ATGCAATCGCTGGCCGGTGAGTCGGTCGTCGTGATCGGCGCCGGAATCGGCGGCCTCGCGACGGCCTGTTACCTCGCCGACGCGGGCGCCGACGTGCGGGTCATCGAGAAGAACGAGCAGGTCGGCGGTCGAGCGAGTCGCCTCGAGAAAGACGGCTTCCGGTTCGACATGGGCCCCTCGTGGTACCTGATGCCGGACGTCTTCGAGCGCTTCTTCGGCGACTTCGATCGGACGCCCTCGGACTACTACGAACTGACGCACCTCGATCCGCACTACCGGCTGTTCTTCAAGGACGGGGATCGGGTCGATGTCACGCCCGACCTCGAGCGAACGAAGGCTGTCTTCGATGAGTACGAGGACGGCGCGGGTGATGCCCTCGAGCGTTACCTCGAGAAATCGAAGGAGAACTACGAGGTCGGGATGGAACACTTCGTCTACGAGGACCGCACGCGGCTGCGGGACTTCATCGATCCCAACGTGGCCCGGCAGGCGCGCGGGCTGTCCCTGCTGGGGTCGATGCAGGGCCACGTCGAGGACTACTTCGATCACCCGAAGCTCCAGCAGATCATGCAGTACACGCTGGTGTTTCTCGGCGGGTCGCCGACGAACACGCCGGCGCTGTACAACCTGATGAGCCACGTCGATTTCAACCTCGGCGTCTGGTATCCCGACGGGGGGATCGCCGCCGTCGTCGACAGCATCGCGCAACTGGGGCGCGAACTAGGCGTCGAGTACGACACCGATCGGCCCGCGACGGCGATCAAGGGCCGCGAGGGGGCCTTCCTCGTCGAGACGCCCGAGGGACCGGTCCGGTCGGACCTGGTCGTCAGCAACGCCGACTACGCCCACACCGAACAGGAGCTCTTACAGCCCGAACAGCGCGGTTACGACGCCGACTACTGGGAGAAGCGAACCTACGCGCCCTCCGCGTTCCTGCTGTACCTCGGCGTCGAGGGGTCGGTCGACGAACTCGCCCACCACACGCTGGTCCTCCCCACGGACTGGCAGGACCACTTCGATCGGATCTTCGAGGACCCCGAGTGGCCCGAGGATCCCGCTTACTACCTCTGCGTGCCCTCGAAGACCGACGACGACGTCGCTCCCGACGGCCACAGCGCGCTGTTCGTCCTCGTTCCCATCGCGCCCGGCCTCGAGGACACCCCCGAAACCCGCGAGGAATACCGCGACAGGATCCTCGCGGACATCGCGGTCAACACCGGGGTCGATCTGCGCGACCGGATCGTCCTCGAGGAGCGCTTTTGCATCGAGGACTTCGCCGACCGGTACAACAGCTACGACGGGACGGCCCTCGGACTGGCCCATACGCTCCGCCAGACCGCGCTGTTCCGCCCGCCCCACCGCGCCAAGGGTGTCGACGGCCTCTACTTCGTCGGCGGGGACACGACGCCCGGGATCGGCGTCCCGATGTGTCTCATTAGCGGCGAGCTGACCGCCGAGAAGGTCCTCGAGGACTACGGCCGACCGACCGGCCGATGA
- a CDS encoding formate/nitrite transporter family protein translates to MSDHEQPGSAESARADREREEAPPPDHDAEAERVREAVDRSRSGAPAAGSVVRDRFSSDEVFQRIVAAADEEVTSGSRELFFSGIAAGFAITITVLLYVSLYGATDGHPILSALLYPLGFIYIIIGGYQLYTENTLPPVALTLERIASVPALLRHWSIVLAGNFTGGAIGAAVLAWGGVLSPEAFDAAVSLGTHGPETAWFDLFFKAAFAGLIVAGVVWVEYAARETVARILIVYMAFLAIPIGNLFHVVTSFTEMAFAVFLGELSLYVGVVHFVLPVALGNTIGGILLVTVVNWFQTSEERLESARFEGIERRLSVQEWLFGGFAGRSYVPLIDTGETTAPADDDTYRVVVPIANPRTESRLVELAGTLANRHESAILHVVHVVQTPDRPSAVGSDRQRARIVDESEALLEDITGSIDDYDIDSETSTIVTHRSFEEIFDTAVREHADLVVMGWGDNNLWDAARAERPISELTSQLPCDFLVVKNRGLDTSRILLPTAGGPDSDLSAEVAKTLSDTAGAHVSLLHVVDGPDERRAGEEFLEEWAIDHDLHDAEILVDDSGDVEGAICRAADDHTTVMLGATERGLLSRLVTSSLHLDVVNDVDCSVMLAERPSGRSVFRRLFGR, encoded by the coding sequence ATGAGCGATCACGAGCAGCCCGGCAGCGCGGAGTCCGCCCGCGCCGACCGGGAACGAGAGGAGGCACCGCCCCCCGACCACGACGCGGAGGCGGAACGGGTCCGCGAGGCCGTCGACCGCTCCCGAAGCGGGGCGCCGGCGGCTGGATCGGTCGTCCGCGACCGGTTCTCCTCGGACGAGGTCTTTCAGCGGATCGTCGCGGCGGCCGACGAGGAGGTCACCTCCGGCAGCCGCGAACTGTTCTTCAGCGGCATCGCCGCCGGCTTCGCGATCACGATCACGGTCTTGCTGTACGTTTCGCTGTACGGGGCGACCGACGGCCACCCGATCCTGAGCGCCCTGCTGTATCCGCTCGGATTCATCTACATCATCATCGGCGGCTACCAGCTCTACACGGAGAACACGCTGCCGCCGGTCGCGCTCACTCTGGAGCGGATCGCCAGCGTTCCCGCACTGCTGCGCCACTGGTCGATCGTGCTCGCCGGCAACTTCACCGGCGGCGCGATCGGCGCCGCCGTACTCGCGTGGGGCGGCGTGCTCTCTCCCGAGGCGTTCGATGCGGCGGTTTCCCTCGGAACCCACGGTCCGGAGACCGCGTGGTTCGACCTGTTCTTCAAGGCCGCCTTCGCCGGCCTGATAGTCGCCGGCGTCGTCTGGGTTGAGTACGCCGCCCGCGAGACGGTCGCCAGAATCCTGATCGTCTACATGGCCTTCCTCGCGATCCCGATCGGGAACCTGTTCCACGTCGTCACCTCCTTCACCGAGATGGCCTTCGCCGTCTTCCTCGGCGAACTCTCCCTCTACGTGGGCGTCGTCCACTTCGTCCTCCCGGTGGCGCTGGGCAACACCATCGGCGGCATTCTGCTGGTCACCGTCGTCAACTGGTTCCAGACCAGCGAGGAACGTCTTGAGTCCGCTCGGTTCGAAGGGATCGAACGACGCCTCTCGGTTCAGGAGTGGCTGTTCGGGGGCTTCGCCGGGCGATCGTACGTTCCCCTGATCGATACCGGGGAGACGACTGCACCCGCCGACGACGACACCTACCGGGTCGTCGTTCCGATCGCGAATCCGCGGACCGAGTCGCGACTCGTCGAACTCGCCGGGACGCTGGCGAACAGACACGAGTCGGCGATCCTCCACGTCGTCCACGTCGTCCAGACGCCCGACCGACCGTCGGCGGTCGGCAGCGACAGACAGCGCGCCCGGATCGTCGACGAATCCGAGGCACTGCTCGAGGACATCACCGGCTCCATCGACGACTACGACATCGACAGCGAGACGTCGACGATCGTCACGCATCGCTCGTTCGAGGAGATCTTCGACACCGCCGTCCGCGAACACGCCGACCTCGTGGTGATGGGCTGGGGCGACAACAACCTGTGGGACGCCGCGCGCGCCGAGCGCCCGATCAGCGAACTCACCAGCCAGCTCCCGTGTGACTTCCTCGTCGTCAAGAACCGCGGGCTGGACACCTCGCGGATCCTGCTGCCGACCGCCGGCGGCCCGGACTCGGATCTGAGCGCCGAGGTCGCGAAGACGCTCAGCGACACCGCCGGCGCCCACGTCTCGCTGCTGCACGTCGTCGACGGCCCCGACGAGCGCCGGGCCGGCGAGGAGTTCCTGGAGGAGTGGGCCATCGACCACGACCTCCACGACGCCGAGATCCTCGTCGACGACTCCGGTGACGTCGAGGGCGCGATCTGTCGCGCGGCCGACGACCACACGACCGTGATGCTCGGCGCAACCGAGCGCGGCCTGCTCTCGCGGCTCGTGACTAGCTCGCTGCATCTGGACGTCGTCAACGACGTCGACTGCTCAGTGATGCTCGCGGAGCGTCCGAGCGGGCGGAGCGTCTTCAGGCGGCTGTTCGGTCGGTAA
- a CDS encoding tRNA uridine(34) 5-carboxymethylaminomethyl modification radical SAM/GNAT enzyme Elp3, which produces MSTETPEPTETEAFERVCETLVERIINGEIERDEVEKAKLEACSEHSAPKVPKNSELLDYAPQEYREDLETVLQRKPVRTASGVSPVAIMTSPERCPHGKCLYCPGGPDSEFSSSQSYTGEEPAAARGVQNDYDPYGQVTLRLEQLREIGHPVDKVELILMGGTMTARSHDYQEWFVKRALEAMNDYDVEKEPEPAEGESFAQDPEEYDWKYVEDVIAENETADIRNIGTTFETKPDWCDPEQIDRMLDLGGTKVEVGVQTTYERINREMHRGHGVQESIEANQRLRDSAFKVGFHMMPGQPGMSKEMCLEDFRRIFEEEAWKPDYLKIYPTLIVRGTATYDWWHKGEFDPLDNEEAAELVAEIKDMIPRYTRLQRVQRDIPADYIDAGVWKSNLRQLARKRMDDHDWSCECIRCREAGMNDETPENVELDVMTYDACGGTEHFISFEDFEQDLLVGFCRLRFPNDPVRPELENTALVRELHVYGSEVTVGDKGATDQHQHRGYGRRLMARAEELAADAGYDKVSVISGIGAREYYREKLGYHQDGPYVSKRL; this is translated from the coding sequence GTGAGTACCGAGACGCCCGAACCGACCGAAACCGAAGCGTTCGAGCGGGTCTGTGAGACACTCGTCGAGCGGATCATCAACGGCGAGATCGAGCGCGACGAGGTCGAGAAAGCCAAACTCGAGGCCTGTTCGGAACACTCGGCGCCGAAAGTGCCGAAGAACTCCGAACTGCTCGATTACGCGCCCCAGGAGTACCGCGAGGATCTCGAGACGGTGCTCCAGCGCAAGCCCGTCCGCACCGCGTCGGGCGTCTCGCCGGTCGCGATCATGACGTCGCCCGAGCGGTGTCCCCATGGGAAGTGTCTCTACTGCCCCGGCGGCCCCGACTCGGAGTTCTCCTCCTCCCAGAGCTACACGGGCGAGGAGCCCGCGGCCGCCCGCGGCGTCCAGAACGATTACGACCCTTACGGGCAGGTAACGCTGCGCTTGGAGCAACTGCGGGAGATCGGCCACCCCGTCGACAAGGTCGAACTGATCCTGATGGGCGGCACGATGACCGCCCGGAGCCACGACTATCAGGAGTGGTTCGTCAAGCGGGCCCTCGAGGCGATGAACGACTACGACGTCGAGAAGGAGCCCGAACCGGCCGAGGGCGAGAGCTTCGCGCAAGACCCCGAGGAGTACGACTGGAAGTACGTCGAGGACGTCATCGCGGAAAACGAGACGGCGGATATCCGCAACATCGGCACCACGTTCGAGACCAAGCCCGACTGGTGCGACCCCGAGCAGATCGACCGCATGCTCGATCTCGGCGGAACGAAAGTCGAAGTCGGCGTCCAGACCACCTACGAGCGGATCAACCGCGAGATGCACCGCGGCCACGGCGTCCAGGAGTCGATAGAGGCCAACCAGCGGCTGCGGGATTCGGCGTTCAAGGTCGGCTTCCACATGATGCCCGGCCAGCCCGGGATGAGCAAGGAGATGTGCCTCGAGGACTTCCGCCGAATCTTCGAGGAAGAGGCCTGGAAGCCCGACTACCTGAAGATCTACCCGACGCTGATCGTCCGCGGGACGGCGACCTACGACTGGTGGCACAAGGGCGAGTTCGACCCGCTCGACAACGAGGAGGCCGCCGAGTTAGTCGCCGAGATCAAGGACATGATTCCCCGCTACACGCGCCTCCAGCGTGTCCAGCGGGACATCCCGGCGGACTACATCGACGCCGGCGTCTGGAAGTCCAACCTCCGGCAACTCGCCCGCAAGCGAATGGACGACCACGACTGGTCCTGTGAGTGCATCCGCTGTCGCGAGGCCGGGATGAACGACGAGACGCCCGAGAACGTCGAACTCGACGTGATGACCTACGACGCCTGCGGCGGGACGGAACACTTCATCTCCTTCGAGGACTTCGAGCAGGACCTGCTGGTCGGCTTCTGCCGCCTGCGGTTCCCCAACGATCCCGTCCGACCGGAACTCGAGAACACCGCGCTCGTGCGCGAACTGCACGTCTACGGCAGCGAAGTCACAGTCGGCGACAAGGGAGCAACGGACCAGCACCAACACCGCGGCTACGGCCGCCGACTCATGGCCCGCGCCGAGGAACTCGCCGCCGACGCCGGCTACGACAAGGTCAGCGTCATCTCCGGAATCGGCGCCCGGGAGTACTACCGGGAGAAACTCGGCTACCACCAGGACGGGCCGTACGTCAGCAAGCGACTCTAA
- the tenA gene encoding thiaminase II, whose amino-acid sequence MAFSDQLLEAGADVWAAQKDHSFVRELAAGTLDEDAFQHWVKQDYRYLLDYARVFSIAGTKARDEATMTHLLGVAHEVLDHEMDLHRDFAADYGISPEELEAVEKAPTCHAYTNFLVRTAYEGSIAEIAAALYPCMQGYLDVAEHMADLTEEDHRYTPFIELYTGEEFREATAWCRTFVDDCGERYPGEHDAMREAFLTSAKLEYRFWEMAYTREDWGL is encoded by the coding sequence ATGGCTTTCAGCGACCAGTTACTCGAGGCGGGAGCGGACGTCTGGGCGGCACAGAAGGACCACTCGTTCGTGCGCGAGCTCGCGGCGGGGACGTTGGACGAAGATGCCTTTCAGCACTGGGTGAAACAGGACTACCGGTACCTCCTCGACTACGCGCGGGTGTTCTCAATCGCGGGCACGAAGGCCCGCGACGAGGCGACGATGACCCACCTGCTGGGGGTCGCCCACGAGGTTTTGGACCACGAGATGGATCTCCACCGGGATTTCGCCGCCGACTACGGCATCTCCCCCGAGGAACTCGAGGCCGTCGAGAAGGCGCCGACCTGCCACGCCTACACGAACTTCCTCGTGCGAACCGCGTACGAAGGGTCGATCGCCGAAATCGCCGCTGCGCTTTACCCCTGCATGCAGGGGTATCTCGACGTCGCGGAGCATATGGCTGACCTCACCGAGGAGGACCACCGGTACACGCCCTTCATCGAACTGTACACGGGCGAAGAGTTCCGCGAGGCTACCGCGTGGTGTCGGACGTTCGTCGACGACTGCGGCGAGCGGTATCCGGGCGAGCACGACGCGATGCGCGAGGCGTTCCTGACGAGCGCCAAACTCGAGTACCGGTTTTGGGAGATGGCCTACACCCGCGAGGACTGGGGACTCTGA
- the mbhE gene encoding hydrogen gas-evolving membrane-bound hydrogenase subunit E: MPPELSVVLAAVALPFVAAVSTPVLYRLLGERTGYAGVAVALASFLLLASQRGTEGTVGLEWIPSLDVALRFYLDGWGLLFAMLACGIGTLIFLYSPAYMHGEPHLARFYTALLAFMGSIVGVALAADLIAIFLFWELTSLCSFVLIGHYTADDSSQYASRMAMFITVGGGLFLLVGLLLLSVVAGDVVGPDAAFNLAAMLETPEAMAEALREQGLFLPVLGLLAIGAGAKSAQVPLHFWLPNAMAAPTPVSAFLHSATMVKVGVYFIGRMRPILVGEEWLFLFATLGLTTMTVCAIMAVAATDIKELLAYSTASHLGLMVAGFGFTSIYGAETGVFHLLNHALFKAALFLVAGIVAHEAGTRNIDNLGGLRHDLPVTAIITVIVALSMAGIPPFNGFYSKELLFEAAVEASHHHDIGVLGVLYPAVAVFGSVFTVLYSLRFLSLFFGDRPDALGHVHRPSTTLVVAPGVLALLAAAVSIRPQLAVDVIVQSGVDATALEHHEMHVSLPTSYSPPVGMSAVTIAVGLAAYPFYDRIHDGLNATLDAAPPIAANWWYDAIVGGLTGGGAWVGDRIHNGLLRTYATWTLLGTCGLALAGFAAAGTVASSELIGFDAAPAVALVLLVAVVAGLAVALSDSHIAGVLTLSILGFMIAIFYILASAPDLALTQLVVETLVLLIFLLVIEEIPEYYEVSLGKYARDAVVSLAVGATAFITVLVTTDARPEGSTDIARAYAEQAVPEGGGTNIVNVTLVDFRGFDTMGELIVVAMAAISILTLIVMRSGGDDE, encoded by the coding sequence ATGCCGCCAGAGTTGTCGGTAGTGCTGGCTGCCGTCGCCCTTCCCTTCGTCGCCGCTGTGAGCACGCCCGTCCTGTACCGTCTGCTCGGCGAGCGGACCGGCTACGCCGGCGTAGCGGTCGCGCTGGCGAGTTTCCTCCTGCTGGCGAGCCAGCGCGGCACCGAGGGCACCGTCGGCCTCGAGTGGATCCCGTCGCTCGATGTCGCCCTGCGCTTCTACCTCGACGGCTGGGGACTGCTGTTCGCGATGTTAGCCTGCGGTATCGGGACGCTCATCTTCCTCTATTCGCCGGCGTACATGCACGGCGAACCCCACCTCGCTCGCTTCTACACCGCGTTACTGGCGTTCATGGGCTCGATTGTCGGCGTCGCGCTAGCAGCCGACCTGATCGCGATCTTCCTCTTCTGGGAACTCACCAGCCTCTGCTCGTTCGTGCTGATTGGCCACTACACGGCCGACGACTCCTCGCAGTACGCCTCTCGGATGGCGATGTTCATTACCGTCGGCGGCGGTCTCTTCCTGCTCGTGGGGCTACTCTTGCTGTCAGTCGTCGCCGGCGACGTCGTCGGCCCCGACGCCGCCTTCAATCTGGCCGCGATGCTCGAGACCCCCGAGGCGATGGCCGAGGCCCTCCGCGAGCAAGGGCTGTTCCTGCCTGTGCTCGGCCTGCTCGCGATCGGCGCAGGGGCCAAGTCGGCCCAAGTTCCGCTGCACTTCTGGCTGCCCAACGCGATGGCGGCGCCGACGCCCGTCTCGGCCTTCCTCCACTCCGCGACGATGGTGAAGGTCGGCGTCTACTTCATCGGGCGGATGCGCCCCATCCTCGTCGGCGAGGAGTGGCTGTTCCTGTTCGCGACGCTCGGCCTGACGACGATGACCGTCTGCGCGATCATGGCCGTCGCCGCGACGGACATCAAGGAACTGCTGGCCTACTCGACGGCGAGCCACCTCGGGCTGATGGTCGCCGGCTTCGGCTTCACGTCGATCTACGGCGCCGAGACCGGCGTCTTCCACCTGCTCAACCACGCCCTGTTCAAGGCGGCGCTGTTCCTCGTGGCCGGAATCGTCGCCCACGAGGCCGGTACCCGCAACATCGACAACCTCGGTGGCCTCCGTCACGACCTCCCGGTCACGGCGATCATCACGGTTATCGTCGCGCTGAGTATGGCTGGCATTCCGCCGTTCAACGGCTTCTACTCGAAGGAGCTGCTGTTCGAGGCGGCCGTCGAGGCGAGTCACCACCACGATATCGGTGTGCTGGGTGTGCTCTACCCCGCGGTCGCCGTCTTCGGGAGCGTCTTCACTGTCCTCTACTCGCTGCGCTTCCTCTCGCTGTTCTTCGGCGACCGACCCGACGCGCTCGGCCACGTCCACCGCCCGTCGACCACGCTGGTCGTCGCACCGGGCGTGCTGGCGCTCCTGGCCGCTGCCGTCAGTATCCGGCCGCAACTCGCCGTCGACGTGATCGTTCAGTCGGGCGTCGACGCGACCGCCCTCGAGCACCACGAAATGCACGTCAGTCTCCCGACGTCCTACTCCCCGCCGGTGGGGATGAGCGCGGTCACGATCGCGGTCGGACTGGCCGCCTACCCGTTCTACGACCGGATTCACGACGGACTCAACGCGACGCTGGACGCGGCCCCGCCGATCGCCGCGAACTGGTGGTACGACGCGATCGTCGGCGGCCTCACCGGCGGCGGCGCCTGGGTCGGCGACCGCATCCACAACGGGCTGCTCCGAACGTACGCGACGTGGACGCTCCTCGGCACCTGCGGGCTGGCGCTCGCGGGGTTCGCCGCGGCCGGCACCGTCGCCTCGTCGGAGCTCATCGGCTTCGACGCCGCGCCCGCGGTCGCGCTCGTCTTGCTCGTCGCGGTCGTTGCGGGGCTCGCGGTCGCGCTCTCCGACTCCCACATCGCCGGCGTTCTCACGCTGTCGATCCTGGGCTTTATGATCGCCATCTTCTACATCCTCGCGAGCGCGCCCGACCTCGCGCTGACCCAGCTGGTCGTCGAGACGCTCGTGCTCCTGATCTTCCTGCTGGTGATCGAGGAGATCCCCGAGTACTACGAGGTCAGCCTCGGCAAGTACGCCCGCGACGCCGTCGTCTCGCTGGCCGTCGGTGCGACCGCCTTCATCACGGTCCTCGTCACGACCGACGCCCGTCCCGAGGGCTCGACGGATATCGCCCGCGCCTACGCCGAACAGGCCGTCCCGGAGGGCGGCGGAACGAACATCGTCAACGTCACCCTCGTGGACTTCCGCGGCTTCGATACGATGGGCGAACTCATCGTGGTCGCGATGGCTGCGATCTCGATCCTGACGCTGATCGTGATGCGATCGGGAGGTGACGACGAGTGA
- a CDS encoding MnhB domain-containing protein, whose protein sequence is MTTVVMRTTARVIVPIILVVSTSLFVEGHNLPGGGFIGGVLTTTAFAIIYLAFGLDFVERGVLGRDVDPGKEPSRDRVVVAYRRLFEYGLAIAVLSGLVPLLFGRPFLTQTFVIFEHVPLYGEIEIASALAFDFGVYCVVVGGLLTILSVVGAE, encoded by the coding sequence GTGACGACCGTCGTCATGCGCACGACCGCTCGCGTGATCGTTCCGATCATCCTCGTCGTTTCGACCTCGCTGTTCGTCGAGGGCCACAACCTCCCTGGCGGCGGCTTCATCGGCGGCGTCCTCACGACGACGGCGTTCGCGATCATCTACCTCGCGTTCGGGCTGGACTTTGTAGAGCGCGGGGTGCTCGGTCGCGACGTCGACCCCGGCAAGGAGCCCTCGAGGGACCGCGTCGTCGTGGCCTACCGACGGCTCTTCGAGTACGGGCTGGCGATCGCCGTCCTGAGCGGGCTGGTCCCGCTGCTGTTCGGGCGGCCGTTCCTGACCCAGACGTTCGTCATCTTCGAGCACGTCCCGCTCTACGGCGAGATCGAGATCGCCAGCGCGCTGGCCTTCGACTTCGGGGTCTACTGCGTGGTCGTCGGCGGTCTCCTGACGATCCTCTCGGTGGTGGGAGCCGAATGA
- a CDS encoding sodium:proton antiporter: MTAVILAAVVGALFALGTFLLLRRDLIRVVWGLAIISQAANVYLLAMGGLAKGTADSVPILAGHGDHVPQTADPLVQALVLTAIVIGFGMTAFALVLSYRVYEEHDTLDVSELGDRE, encoded by the coding sequence ATGACGGCCGTGATACTCGCCGCCGTGGTCGGCGCACTGTTCGCCCTTGGCACGTTTCTGCTGCTCCGCCGGGATCTGATCCGGGTCGTCTGGGGGCTGGCGATCATCAGTCAGGCGGCCAACGTCTATCTGCTGGCGATGGGCGGCCTCGCGAAGGGGACCGCCGACTCGGTCCCGATCCTGGCGGGCCACGGCGATCACGTCCCCCAGACAGCCGATCCGCTGGTGCAGGCACTCGTGCTGACCGCGATCGTCATCGGCTTCGGGATGACCGCCTTCGCGCTCGTGCTGTCGTATCGGGTCTACGAGGAACACGACACGCTGGACGTCTCCGAACTGGGTGATCGCGAATGA